One Sodalis praecaptivus DNA segment encodes these proteins:
- a CDS encoding anaerobic C4-dicarboxylate transporter — MEFIIQLTVVVVCLLFGARKGGIGLGLAGGCGMLTLVWIFDLQPGQPPVDVLLVIIAVVAASATLQASGGLDVLLQLAEKLLRRNPKYISLVAPLVTCLLTMLCGTGHVVYTLLPIIYDVAIKNNIRPERPLAASSIGSQMGIIASPVSVATVSLAAMLALPGSAAINFITLLSLTIPATLCGILAIALFSGFRGKDLRDDDAFLAFINTKDNHDYVYGTAPTLLNSTLPRKSWLAMGIFIATILVIALLGAFPALRPHANGAPLSMVLMIQMCMLCGGAFIVLFTGTAPAAIAKNDVFRSGMVAIVAVYGVAWMADTLFSHHLLQIEAALAGVVSDHPWAYALALLLLSQFVNSQAAALAAVVPIALAVGVPPALIAATAPACYGYYILPTYPSDLAAVQFDRAGTTRIGRWVINHSFLPVGLIGVGVSCGVGWLLAHAYGLM; from the coding sequence ATGGAATTTATTATTCAACTCACCGTTGTTGTCGTTTGCCTATTATTTGGCGCGCGCAAAGGTGGTATCGGTCTGGGACTTGCCGGCGGTTGCGGTATGCTGACGCTCGTCTGGATATTTGACCTGCAACCGGGTCAGCCGCCGGTGGATGTGTTGTTGGTTATCATCGCGGTCGTGGCCGCTTCGGCCACTCTGCAGGCCTCCGGCGGACTGGATGTCCTGCTACAACTGGCGGAAAAGCTGCTGCGCCGCAATCCCAAATATATCTCGCTGGTCGCGCCGCTGGTTACCTGTCTGCTGACCATGCTCTGCGGCACCGGCCACGTGGTCTATACCCTGTTGCCCATCATCTACGACGTGGCGATAAAAAATAATATCCGCCCGGAACGTCCGCTGGCCGCCAGCTCCATCGGCTCGCAAATGGGCATCATTGCCAGCCCGGTCTCGGTCGCCACCGTTTCACTGGCGGCAATGCTGGCCTTGCCCGGCAGCGCGGCGATTAATTTCATCACGCTGCTTTCGCTCACCATTCCCGCCACGCTGTGCGGCATCCTGGCTATCGCGCTATTTAGCGGCTTTCGCGGCAAGGATTTGCGGGATGACGACGCCTTTCTCGCCTTTATCAATACCAAAGACAATCACGACTACGTCTACGGCACCGCACCGACGCTCCTGAACAGCACTCTGCCGCGCAAAAGCTGGCTGGCGATGGGCATTTTTATCGCCACCATCCTGGTGATAGCGCTGCTGGGGGCATTTCCCGCCCTGCGCCCGCACGCCAACGGCGCGCCGCTCTCGATGGTGCTGATGATACAGATGTGCATGCTGTGCGGCGGGGCATTCATCGTGCTGTTTACCGGCACCGCCCCCGCCGCCATTGCCAAAAATGATGTCTTCCGTTCCGGCATGGTGGCCATCGTCGCCGTGTATGGCGTCGCCTGGATGGCGGATACGCTATTCAGCCATCATTTGTTGCAGATCGAAGCCGCGCTGGCCGGCGTGGTCTCCGACCATCCCTGGGCCTATGCGCTGGCGCTGCTGCTGTTATCGCAATTCGTCAACTCCCAGGCTGCGGCCCTGGCGGCGGTGGTCCCCATCGCCCTGGCGGTCGGCGTGCCGCCGGCGCTTATCGCCGCCACGGCCCCCGCCTGTTATGGCTATTACATTTTGCCCACCTACCCCAGCGATTTGGCCGCCGTCCAGTTCGACCGCGCCGGCACGACGCGCATCGGCCGTTGGGTGATTAACCACAGCTTTTTGCCCGTCGGACTGATTGGCGTTGGCGTATCCTGCGGCGTCGGCTGGCTGCTGGCCCACGCCTACGGCCTGATGTAG
- a CDS encoding HlyD family secretion protein, with product MNLLRGRRFGGFQRLDRRRQWLMLAVLVVVILLVAWLIHYLSWRFGHVAENDAQIKGEVITLASRVDGWLVARPVMDGDRIVKGQILARIDDRDARLRLAAVEGSLAAARAQVSYIAAQRDTADKTTQAQMQQAQAQLGAAQSALASAGHQLALAQTNFQRDDSLVKGGGTSRKTWDESRTLLLQRQDEQREAQAQQVASQAAYANTLAQRGQLQVLDRQADMQRQQVKALQAQADQLKQEIADRTLRSPVDGVVDRTLGDVGDYIQAGQWVMMVHDPHNVWVEANVKETALGEVAVGQPVTIGVDAYPGHDWHGHVLRVGDAATNQFALLPSPNPSGNFTKITQRVPVRIALDNNDPRLRPGLMVEVAINVAH from the coding sequence ATGAATCTGCTGCGCGGAAGGCGTTTCGGCGGCTTCCAACGGTTGGACCGCCGGCGGCAGTGGCTAATGCTGGCGGTGCTGGTGGTGGTTATCCTGCTGGTGGCATGGCTCATCCACTACTTAAGCTGGCGTTTTGGCCATGTAGCGGAGAATGACGCCCAAATCAAAGGCGAAGTGATAACCCTCGCCAGCCGGGTGGACGGGTGGCTGGTCGCGCGCCCGGTCATGGACGGCGATAGGATCGTCAAAGGCCAGATCCTGGCCCGTATCGACGACCGCGACGCGCGGCTGCGGCTGGCGGCCGTGGAGGGGAGTCTGGCCGCCGCCCGGGCTCAAGTGAGCTACATTGCGGCACAGCGGGATACCGCCGACAAAACTACCCAGGCACAAATGCAACAGGCGCAGGCGCAGCTCGGCGCGGCACAAAGCGCGCTGGCGTCCGCCGGCCATCAACTGGCGCTGGCGCAAACCAACTTTCAGCGCGACGACAGCCTGGTAAAAGGCGGCGGGACGTCGCGAAAGACCTGGGATGAATCGCGCACGCTTTTGCTGCAGCGTCAGGACGAACAGCGCGAGGCCCAGGCGCAACAGGTCGCCAGTCAGGCCGCTTATGCCAATACCTTGGCGCAGCGCGGTCAACTCCAGGTGCTGGATCGTCAGGCCGATATGCAGCGTCAGCAGGTCAAGGCGCTGCAGGCGCAGGCCGATCAACTGAAGCAGGAAATCGCCGATCGCACGCTGCGCTCGCCGGTGGACGGGGTCGTCGACCGGACGCTGGGGGATGTGGGCGATTATATCCAGGCGGGCCAGTGGGTGATGATGGTACACGATCCGCACAATGTCTGGGTTGAGGCCAACGTGAAAGAAACCGCGCTCGGCGAGGTCGCCGTGGGTCAGCCGGTAACGATCGGCGTTGATGCCTATCCCGGCCACGATTGGCATGGGCATGTCCTGCGGGTGGGCGATGCCGCCACCAACCAATTCGCGCTGTTGCCCAGCCCTAACCCCTCCGGTAATTTTACCAAAATTACCCAGCGGGTGCCGGTGCGCATCGCGCTGGATAACAACGACCCGCGCCTGCGTCCAGGGCTCATGGTGGAGGTCGCGATTAATGTCGCCCATTGA
- a CDS encoding DHA2 family efflux MFS transporter permease subunit, with protein sequence MSPIERQAERFGPAYRWLATGTVMLGTIATTATATIVNVAMRDIMGAFGLGQDQVQWLSTAFLAAMTATMLMTAWALERFGYRRTFVCAMGVFIVGSLLGFASGSGAEVILARVLQGSASGIVQPLAMVVMSQVFPPSQRGRAMGIYGVGIVLAPALGPTVGGLLVDQYDWRDVFLVVVPFCLAGMAAALFIMPTRDEDSQAVPRRFDVTGFLLLVCALTTWLTGLSNGQREGWNAFFILALFTLALLSAAGFILWELVTPHPLLSLRVFSNLGFSAGCVVAFALGAGIYGSTYIIPLFVQTVQGFTPTRSGLLLMPAGLVLGLVFPIAGQLSDKLPPHIPVMSGLALFGLSCWLSGGADVDTPFWTMAWWVMLGRVGLGVMLPALNAGALRALPPDKLAQGSGSLNFVRQLGGAVGVNVLSVVVDRRTTFHGDALAQALTAANAAGMEAISRLGLLMSHWGNPFGYPLRAGIHPGALAWLESMLVPKAQMMAYQDGFYLVALFFFAALAPAWLMRIRRPRPATARKTNPLPPAQ encoded by the coding sequence ATGTCGCCCATTGAGCGCCAGGCCGAACGCTTTGGCCCGGCCTACCGCTGGCTGGCCACCGGCACCGTCATGCTGGGCACCATTGCCACCACCGCCACTGCCACCATCGTCAATGTAGCGATGCGCGATATCATGGGCGCGTTCGGGTTGGGGCAAGACCAGGTGCAGTGGCTTTCGACGGCGTTTCTGGCCGCCATGACCGCCACCATGCTGATGACCGCCTGGGCGCTTGAGCGATTCGGCTATCGCCGTACCTTTGTCTGTGCCATGGGTGTATTTATCGTCGGCAGTCTGTTGGGGTTTGCCAGCGGCAGCGGCGCCGAGGTGATTTTGGCACGGGTTTTACAGGGGAGCGCGTCGGGCATCGTCCAGCCGCTGGCGATGGTGGTAATGTCGCAGGTCTTTCCCCCGTCCCAGCGCGGCAGGGCGATGGGCATTTATGGCGTCGGTATTGTGCTGGCGCCGGCGCTGGGCCCGACGGTCGGCGGTTTGCTGGTCGATCAGTACGATTGGCGCGATGTTTTCCTGGTGGTGGTGCCATTTTGCCTGGCCGGCATGGCGGCGGCGCTGTTCATCATGCCGACGCGGGACGAGGACAGTCAGGCGGTGCCGCGCCGTTTTGACGTCACGGGGTTTTTATTGCTGGTTTGCGCGTTGACGACATGGCTGACGGGGTTATCAAACGGCCAACGCGAAGGGTGGAATGCCTTTTTTATCCTGGCGCTGTTCACGCTGGCGCTGTTGTCGGCGGCCGGTTTTATTCTCTGGGAGCTGGTGACGCCGCATCCGCTGCTGAGCCTGCGGGTGTTCAGCAATCTCGGCTTTTCCGCAGGCTGCGTGGTGGCGTTCGCTCTCGGCGCCGGCATTTATGGGTCGACCTATATTATTCCGCTGTTTGTGCAAACGGTGCAGGGCTTCACGCCTACCCGTTCCGGGTTATTGCTGATGCCGGCGGGCCTGGTGCTGGGCCTGGTGTTTCCTATCGCCGGCCAACTGAGCGATAAATTGCCGCCGCACATCCCCGTAATGAGCGGACTGGCGCTGTTCGGCCTGTCGTGTTGGCTTTCCGGCGGGGCGGACGTGGACACGCCTTTCTGGACCATGGCCTGGTGGGTCATGCTGGGCCGCGTCGGTCTTGGCGTCATGCTGCCGGCGCTGAACGCCGGCGCGCTGCGGGCGCTGCCGCCGGACAAACTGGCGCAGGGGTCGGGGAGTTTAAATTTCGTGCGGCAGCTCGGGGGGGCGGTGGGCGTCAACGTGTTGTCGGTGGTGGTCGACAGGCGCACTACGTTCCACGGCGATGCGCTGGCCCAGGCGCTGACCGCCGCCAATGCCGCCGGCATGGAAGCCATCAGCCGGCTGGGGCTGCTAATGTCCCATTGGGGCAATCCGTTTGGTTACCCGCTGCGGGCCGGTATTCATCCCGGCGCGCTGGCCTGGCTGGAAAGCATGCTGGTGCCCAAGGCGCAGATGATGGCTTATCAGGATGGGTTTTATCTCGTCGCACTGTTCTTCTTCGCTGCGCTCGCGCCTGCTTGGCTGATGCGCATCAGGCGGCCGCGACCGGCAACGGCGCGTAAGACAAACCCGCTACCGCCGGCGCAATAA
- a CDS encoding MarR family winged helix-turn-helix transcriptional regulator: MTSSTSHSRRRFAGLIAQTARHWRRLIDRQLQPYGLTEATWVPLLHISRAAAPMRQKELAESIALDASSVVRLLDNLQAQGFIERREGSDRRAKEIHLTARGLERVDQVEGISRQVRDSVLVTLPEEDIERVNHVLEQVLAALDTLSKDTL, encoded by the coding sequence ATGACCTCTTCCACCTCCCACTCGCGCCGGCGCTTTGCCGGTCTCATCGCGCAGACCGCGCGACACTGGCGCCGCCTGATTGACCGTCAATTGCAACCCTACGGCCTCACCGAAGCAACCTGGGTGCCGCTGCTGCATATCTCGCGCGCCGCTGCGCCGATGCGCCAGAAAGAGCTGGCGGAATCTATCGCGCTGGATGCGTCATCGGTGGTGCGCCTGCTGGATAACCTGCAGGCGCAGGGGTTTATCGAAAGGCGCGAGGGCAGCGATCGGCGGGCCAAGGAGATCCATTTGACGGCGCGCGGTCTGGAGCGTGTCGATCAGGTGGAGGGGATCTCCCGCCAGGTGCGGGACAGTGTGCTGGTCACCTTGCCTGAAGAGGACATTGAGCGGGTCAACCACGTCTTGGAACAGGTCCTGGCGGCACTGGATACTTTAAGCAAGGACACCTTATGA
- a CDS encoding RbsD/FucU family protein: MLKSEILHPQLLGSLAQCGHKTLILIADSNYSVVTNSSPGATIVYLNFAPDMIGSPVILEKLLTYINVEKATLMASPDDFENTIEKEYQRLLPFETEYCWLQRDDFYRQAKSSDTLLVIASGETRRFANILLTVGVV, encoded by the coding sequence ATGCTCAAATCAGAAATACTTCATCCGCAGTTGCTGGGGTCGCTGGCGCAATGCGGCCATAAAACCCTGATCTTGATTGCCGACAGTAATTATTCAGTCGTGACAAACTCATCGCCAGGCGCCACTATCGTTTATCTGAATTTTGCACCTGATATGATTGGCAGTCCTGTCATCCTTGAAAAATTGTTGACCTATATTAACGTGGAAAAGGCAACATTGATGGCCTCTCCCGACGATTTTGAAAATACCATCGAAAAAGAGTATCAACGCCTGTTGCCCTTTGAGACAGAATACTGCTGGTTGCAACGCGACGATTTCTACCGTCAGGCAAAATCATCGGACACATTATTGGTGATTGCGTCCGGCGAAACGCGGCGTTTTGCGAATATTTTGCTTACCGTCGGCGTGGTATAA
- a CDS encoding DUF2058 domain-containing protein — translation MTKLTLQEQMLKAGLVTSKKVAKVQRTAKKSRAQSREARAAVEENKKAQLERDKQLSEQQKQAALSKEYKAQVKQLIEMNRIDVSRGDIGFNFTDKNIIKKIMVDKLTQAQLISGRLAIARLVAGNGGESEYAIIPASVADKIAQRDANSIVLNSALSLEEQDEEDPYADFKVPDDLMW, via the coding sequence ATGACAAAACTCACTTTACAAGAGCAGATGTTAAAAGCGGGATTAGTGACCAGCAAAAAAGTGGCCAAAGTGCAAAGAACCGCTAAAAAATCGCGTGCTCAATCTCGTGAGGCAAGAGCGGCCGTGGAAGAAAATAAAAAAGCACAACTTGAGCGTGATAAGCAGCTAAGCGAACAACAAAAACAAGCGGCTTTATCCAAAGAGTATAAAGCGCAGGTGAAGCAGCTCATTGAAATGAACAGAATCGATGTGTCTAGAGGTGATATCGGTTTTAATTTCACCGATAAAAATATCATAAAAAAAATTATGGTGGATAAGCTTACTCAAGCTCAGCTGATAAGTGGCCGTCTTGCCATTGCTCGTTTGGTGGCTGGTAACGGTGGCGAGAGTGAATACGCTATCATCCCCGCGAGCGTAGCCGATAAAATTGCACAGCGAGATGCGAACAGTATTGTATTAAATAGCGCGCTTAGTCTGGAGGAGCAAGATGAAGAAGATCCGTATGCAGATTTCAAAGTGCCCGATGATTTGATGTGGTAA
- a CDS encoding ABC transporter ATP-binding protein — MLRRFFSYYAPYKKLFYLDFGCAILGGLLELGFPMAVKTFIDKLLPAQNWTLIIAAAVGLLLIYLINTGLMAIVNYWGHALGVGIETDMRREAFNHLQKLSFSYYDNTKTGHIITHVTKDLEEVGEIAHHGPEDIFIALMTFIGAFLLMATVHMPLALLTIIIVPSMTWLVSRHGAQMTETWRRLFGQVGNFNARIEESIGGIRVVKAFANERQEERLFAQDNANYRTTKLHAYRIMTANLTLSYLSTRLVQLIVMVAGTWYVVDGELSYGGFVGFLLLVEVFFRPVAKISSVLESYPKGIAGFKRFTELMDTAPAINDKPGALAVSQLRGDINYQDVHFSYSADKPLLKGLNLKIRAGETVAFVGPSGAGKTTLCSLLPRFYEPTAGVITIDGIDISEMTQASLRGNIGIVQQDVFLFGGSIRENIAYGRLDASDEEIWQAARRAKLDTLIETLPAGMDTVVGERGVKLSGGQKQRLSIARIFLKNPSILILDEATSALDTATEQAIQQALTALSAGRTTLVIAHRLATIRNADRIIVVDNDGIQEQGSHHELLQRQGTYARLHQAQFGTA, encoded by the coding sequence ATGCTTCGCCGCTTTTTTAGCTATTACGCCCCGTATAAAAAACTGTTTTACCTGGATTTCGGCTGCGCCATTTTAGGCGGCCTGCTGGAGCTGGGGTTTCCCATGGCGGTTAAGACATTTATTGATAAACTGCTTCCGGCCCAGAATTGGACATTGATTATCGCGGCGGCCGTTGGCCTGCTGCTAATCTATCTCATTAACACGGGACTGATGGCGATAGTGAATTACTGGGGGCATGCGCTGGGCGTCGGTATTGAGACCGATATGCGCCGCGAGGCGTTTAATCACCTGCAAAAGCTGTCCTTTTCCTATTACGACAATACCAAGACCGGACACATTATTACCCACGTCACCAAAGATCTGGAGGAAGTGGGGGAAATCGCCCATCATGGTCCTGAAGATATTTTTATTGCCTTAATGACCTTTATCGGCGCCTTTTTACTGATGGCCACCGTGCATATGCCGTTGGCGCTGTTGACGATTATCATCGTGCCGTCGATGACCTGGCTGGTCAGCCGCCACGGCGCGCAAATGACCGAAACCTGGCGGCGGTTATTTGGGCAAGTTGGCAATTTCAACGCGCGCATTGAAGAGAGCATCGGCGGGATTCGGGTGGTGAAGGCGTTCGCCAACGAACGTCAGGAAGAAAGGCTGTTCGCCCAGGATAACGCGAATTACCGCACCACCAAACTGCACGCTTACCGTATCATGACCGCCAACCTGACCTTAAGCTATCTCAGCACCCGGCTGGTGCAGCTTATCGTCATGGTCGCCGGCACCTGGTATGTGGTCGACGGCGAGCTGAGCTACGGCGGTTTCGTTGGCTTTTTGTTGTTGGTTGAAGTCTTTTTCCGGCCGGTGGCGAAGATTTCCTCGGTGCTGGAGAGTTACCCGAAAGGCATTGCCGGCTTCAAACGATTCACCGAGTTGATGGACACGGCGCCGGCCATTAATGACAAGCCCGGCGCGCTAGCGGTAAGCCAACTGCGCGGCGACATTAACTATCAAGATGTCCATTTCAGCTACAGCGCCGACAAACCGCTGCTTAAAGGGCTCAATCTTAAGATCCGCGCCGGCGAAACCGTAGCGTTCGTCGGCCCGTCCGGCGCCGGCAAAACCACGCTGTGCTCACTGCTGCCTCGTTTCTATGAACCGACCGCCGGCGTGATTACCATCGACGGTATCGATATCAGCGAGATGACCCAGGCCTCGCTGCGCGGCAACATCGGTATTGTGCAGCAGGATGTGTTCCTGTTCGGCGGATCGATACGCGAGAACATCGCTTACGGCCGCCTTGACGCCAGCGATGAGGAGATTTGGCAAGCGGCGCGGCGCGCCAAGCTGGACACGCTTATTGAGACGCTGCCGGCGGGAATGGACACGGTGGTGGGCGAGCGCGGGGTGAAACTCTCCGGCGGCCAGAAGCAGCGGCTGTCCATCGCGCGGATTTTCCTGAAAAACCCGTCAATTCTTATCCTCGATGAAGCCACGTCGGCGCTGGACACCGCCACCGAGCAGGCGATCCAGCAGGCATTGACCGCGCTTTCCGCGGGCAGAACCACGCTTGTAATCGCCCACCGGCTGGCCACCATCCGCAACGCCGACCGCATCATCGTCGTCGACAATGACGGTATTCAGGAGCAAGGCAGTCATCACGAATTGTTGCAGCGCCAGGGCACGTATGCCCGACTGCACCAGGCGCAATTCGGCACCGCCTGA